GAAAGAGATGACACCCCTCCTACGGTTAGCTTTTCTCCCTCATCAGGGACGTTCGGAACTGCCGCACCTAACATTACAATTTCCTGTAGTGATACGGGGAATTCCGGCTGTAACAAAATTGCCTTTCGAACGGACGGAACGGCGGCTTCCATTTCGAACGCGGGAACAGCCGCAACGGGAAGCTCTCTGTTTTCCTCCGCGTTATCGCTACCCAACAATACAACCACAAACTTAAGTGCGATTGCGGTAGACAATGCCGGCAACATCGGATCCGCGAATGCGGCAACGTATGTTGTGGCGGTCGGCAATCCCACAATTACGATCGTTTCGTTAAGTCCAACGATCATCAAGTCATCCGGAAGTTCCAATCTACGTTGGAAATCGGATATTGCCGGTAACTATTCAATCCGAGTGGGCGGAACCGATTGTAGCAACGGAACTTCCCTCAGTACCGGTTCCGCCGCCGCCAATACAAACGTTGATTACACCGTCGCTGGTTCCAGCCTGGTAGCAGGCTCTAACACTCTGCGGGTCTGTCTAACTACCGCCGGCTCCAATCAGGGTTACAGTACAGCGACGATAACGAGAGACGATACCGCCCCTCAGATCGTCGCAACTTCTCCGGTTATCAGTCCGAACGCCGCGGCTTATTCTTTAAACGTTACACAACGAACGTTTAGTCTGACCTTCAACGAAGATATGGATACTTCTTCGATTCCTATTCCGCAACATAGAGATCAAACTCAAGGCGGAGATCCGGAAATCAAATGGCCCGGAGCAATCGGAAGCTGGAGCGCGGATAAAAGAACCTATACTCTGAACGTTCAAAGCAATTTACCCGAGTGGCATAAATTCTATTTTCTCTATGCAAGTTCTTCTTTCAAAGATATCGCAGGAAACATCGTTGCTTCCAGTCCCGTCGTCTCCGTAGTTTCAGGAAATATCAAACTCGATCACGGCACGATTCACGACACTCGATATTTGGCCCCTTCCGATTCTCGGCAAATGGATTGTACGGATACGAACGGAGTCTCGATTTCCTGCAGTGGAAGCGGTCAAGACGGAGAAACGAACGCACTCGCTTCCGGCCTACTCCCTCCCGGATCTCTCGCCGGTTTTCCCTCGGATTACGTGACCGTCGATATTAGAAATTCTAGATATTGGAAGTCTTGTCTTGCGGACTATGAATGGAATGGAGTCACCTGCTCCAAAATCTGTGCAGTCGATTTAAAATGGAACGGCTCCGCCTGCGTAGCGGACGTAGGAAATCCGTATAAATCTTTCAATCGATCTGTCGAGGATTGTTCATCTCTCAATACAAGAAATTCAGGAGCGGGATACGCGGGAAGAACCGGTTGGAGAGTTCCCACAATAGCCGAATATTATACGATCTTGGAATACAATGGGAGTTCCGGTAACGAGACGATTCCTGAAACGTATTTCCCCGGGATTTTACGCAGCAATTTCGAACGCTACTGGAGTAGTAGCAATGGAATCACGATCAATAATACAAACCGTTACGGGTACGGCGCAAATCCTCCATCCCCGAATCCATCTCACTCCATCGAACAATTATCCAACGGTCCGATTCCGGCCGCCTACAATTATTCGGACCCTTCGCTTTTGATTAGCTGGGGGGCTTGGTCCGTCACGGTTTTCGAAGGAATTACGCACGTATCCAATAAACTAAAAAATAGCGGATGGTCCGGCAATTTCGATTATACGTCAATGTGCATTTCGGATTAAATTAGGAGTTAAACATGAAAATAATATTTAATAGATTTATAATGTACA
The window above is part of the Leptospira sanjuanensis genome. Proteins encoded here:
- a CDS encoding Lcl domain-containing protein is translated as MKLKAAHKSHIFFRLRFYSFLLLLLTVVLNCLTDDGKRNGSFFFFPSSIGPDIGKKPTIPSVGKITYSSANTIYLSGQSGAIEYYDIQWSSSLDASYQIRYGATNCSDGSLYDSGSISASVSNTSRIHAVAGAVPLIVGSNSIRICLFNISGTNLWDSYAILAERDDTPPTVSFSPSSGTFGTAAPNITISCSDTGNSGCNKIAFRTDGTAASISNAGTAATGSSLFSSALSLPNNTTTNLSAIAVDNAGNIGSANAATYVVAVGNPTITIVSLSPTIIKSSGSSNLRWKSDIAGNYSIRVGGTDCSNGTSLSTGSAAANTNVDYTVAGSSLVAGSNTLRVCLTTAGSNQGYSTATITRDDTAPQIVATSPVISPNAAAYSLNVTQRTFSLTFNEDMDTSSIPIPQHRDQTQGGDPEIKWPGAIGSWSADKRTYTLNVQSNLPEWHKFYFLYASSSFKDIAGNIVASSPVVSVVSGNIKLDHGTIHDTRYLAPSDSRQMDCTDTNGVSISCSGSGQDGETNALASGLLPPGSLAGFPSDYVTVDIRNSRYWKSCLADYEWNGVTCSKICAVDLKWNGSACVADVGNPYKSFNRSVEDCSSLNTRNSGAGYAGRTGWRVPTIAEYYTILEYNGSSGNETIPETYFPGILRSNFERYWSSSNGITINNTNRYGYGANPPSPNPSHSIEQLSNGPIPAAYNYSDPSLLISWGAWSVTVFEGITHVSNKLKNSGWSGNFDYTSMCISD